Proteins encoded together in one Rhinopithecus roxellana isolate Shanxi Qingling chromosome 3, ASM756505v1, whole genome shotgun sequence window:
- the SCGB3A1 gene encoding secretoglobin family 3A member 1, with translation MKPRGQARASAGPQRAPSPCAMKLTAAPLGLCVALFCSSAAAFFVGSAKHVAQPVTELESGAEAAAGTLANPLGTAANPLGSLNPLGSLNPLGTLNPLGTLNLLKLLLTSLGIPVNHLVEGSQKCVAELGPEALGAVKSLLGVLTMFG, from the exons ATGAAGCCCCGTGGCCAGGCCCGGGCATCCGCAGGTCCCCAGCGCGCCCCGAGCCCCTGCGCCATGAAGCTCACCGCCGCCCCCCTGGGGCTCTGCGTGGCCCTGTTCTGCAGCTCCG CTGCTGCTTTCTTTGTGGGTTCGGCCAAGCATGTGGCCCAGCCTGTCACTGAGCTGGAGTCGGGAGCAGAGGCTGCGGCTGGGACCCTGGCCAACCCCCTCGGCACCGCGGCCAACCCCCTCGGCAGCCTCAACCCCCTCGGCAGCCTCAACCCCCTCGGCACCCTCAACCCCCTCGGGACCCTCAACCTGCTGAAACTCCTGCTGACAAGCCTGGGCATCCCCGTGAACCACCTCGTAGAAGGCTCCCAGAAGTGTGTGGCTGAGCTGGGCCCCGAGGCCCTGGGGGCCGTGAAGTCCCTGCTG GGGGTCCTGACAATGTTCGGCTGA